The following DNA comes from Malania oleifera isolate guangnan ecotype guangnan chromosome 12, ASM2987363v1, whole genome shotgun sequence.
GAGTGCTAGATTGGAAAAGTCGAGTCTCGATCAACATAATGTACTAACCTAAGTATCCCACCTCGAGAGTACAAGAATAACAATCAAAGAATTAAATTAGCAATGCCTACTGGATCTGCCTACTATATGCCTATAAAGTTATTCAAACCTCTTGGAATAGAGTTTAATTTGGATAACAATGGAAAATAATATACATGAAGATGGTAAACTTGTGGAGAATTAtgagtaattttgaaatttgtcttatttttatgtttatttacatttccaaCCTTTTCTTTCATCCTAGGTGGTATGCCAAATATGAATACCCTAAGGGTAGTTTTATAAGTCCATATAGCAGGTTCGATCCCTCGAGAAAATATTAGGTATAATGAGTGTGTTCAGTGAATTTAACATGATTTTGcatgtatataaaaaaatttatttaatttaattaaacatgTACACATAGCAAAATTAAGTTAGCTTTAGTGTATATACCTAATAATTTTCCCAATCATTTACCCTTACATCTATTCAGGTATCAATTAAAATGGGTTTTTCTtggatattatatatataatggatttaacatgatttcaccatgtatatatatgtatatataattggGTTGGATGCTAATCATTTTCCTTCCATTAATCGTATATAATCTAATTAAATAACGAAATCAAGTTAGATCTAGTGTATATATCCAATATATCTAATAATTTCTCTTGATCCTTTATCCTTATATCTAGTCGGGCCAGTAAAATGGATTTTGGGTTGGATGCTAATCATTTTCCTTCCAATAATCATATATAGGTTCTTGTTGGGCATTCTCTGTGGTAGCAGCCGTCAAAGGAATCACTCAAATAAAAACTGGCAACCTAATTTCTCTATCAGAACAAGAGTTAGTGGATTGTGACAGAAAGCTTAATATGGGCTGCTTGGGAGGACTAATGGTATATGTCTTCCAgttcattaaaaaaaatggtcTTGCCCGTGAAACTAACTACCCATACAGTGGAAGCGATGGCGGACATtgcaacttgaagaaaatgacCAATAAAGCTGCAGCCGCTATCAGTGCCTTCGAACGAGTCCCCGCCAATAGCGAGAATGCGTTGTTGAAGGCGGTGGCTAACCAGCCAATCTCGATTGCCATCAACGCTAGAAGTAGGCAATTCAGGTACTACCGCGGCAGGCTATATACAGGTTGGTGCGATAGTAGATTGAACCATGCCATGACTCTGGTTGGTTATCAGACTGACGATGAAACTGGTGTGGAGTATTGGTTGCTGAAGAATTCTTGGGGTCTAGAATGGGGTGAAGATGGGTATATGAAGATTCTGCGAGGTCGGTGTCGACTCGCTAGGGATGCTTCCTATCCCGTAATCTAAACAACAATAATCAAGACTTAGCCTCACTAAGAGAGGTCCTCTAGCCATATAAATAAATTTCTCataccataaaaaataaaaaaaaataaaaataataataaaacctccATATGTATCTTTTGGCATAATTATAATACCACAAATTACAAATGATGGATGGATGTTGTGTGTTCTCTAACTCTCTTCTAGCTCATATGCCTCTAGATTTGTATATTAATATATGTAGACACACAagtcatatatatacatacatttacaCACGCACACCTCTATACTTGTGCACTCCTAGAGACCCCTTATTAATGTTGAATCATTAAGTTTAAATTACACTACTGTGTATAGCTATCAAATTTTTTGCATGCATTTCctttatattttagaattttcgCATACTTTTTaacttctaaaaattttaaatatttttatctaCAAAATTGAGCACTCAATTACTAGTTTAGTTAAGTCAATGGTGATTATGGAACAAGAgtacaaaatttgaaaataattcttCGAAATTACACACCTTTTACAAAGAGTCTTCTTTTTTATACATTGACATTGATTGTCATGCTAACCAAAAATGATATGTCAAATCAACACATTTAAAATCAATGTAGTTGGAGATGACCAATGTTGCGCATAGAGAGCCTTGCAAAAAATAGAGTGAAAGTAAACAAAAtcacttacaaaaaaaaaaatccctcaaAGAGCTTCAAAAGATATTAAGAATTCATAACATAAGAACAAACCTCTAGGTAGATGATCAATGATGACTAATATTGTGCATAGAGAACTTATATTATGTATGGGAGTTGTCGCAACGTCACGAAAGGGGTGAATCTCCTACACACTTCGATCCAATGGTTTTTTAAAGGGTAATAAGAATTTATTAATGAAATCTGAGACAAGCGGAGGCTTGAGAAATAAGA
Coding sequences within:
- the LOC131143930 gene encoding thiol protease SEN102-like translates to MASKHKQWTATMIWLTVVLLLSCMRACQASTSYPSVYGYEQYMHQRYQEWSAKYGRLHVDADERDRRFEIFKSNVKLIDLHNRAGNHPYKLSVNQFADLTLAEFMATLNLVSIKMGSCWAFSVVAAVKGITQIKTGNLISLSEQELVDCDRKLNMGCLGGLMVYVFQFIKKNGLARETNYPYSGSDGGHCNLKKMTNKAAAAISAFERVPANSENALLKAVANQPISIAINARSRQFRYYRGRLYTGWCDSRLNHAMTLVGYQTDDETGVEYWLLKNSWGLEWGEDGYMKILRGRCRLARDASYPVI